The following are encoded together in the Echeneis naucrates chromosome 9, fEcheNa1.1, whole genome shotgun sequence genome:
- the erlin2 gene encoding erlin-2 isoform X1 has protein sequence MPKPELRRDKPVSKKPASKCYYTSWMAQWGAIFSIIAALGGAVLLASVHKIDEGHTGVYYRGGALLTTTSGPGFHLMLPFITTYKSVQTTLQTDEVKNVPCGTSGGVMIYFDRIEVVNYLIPTAVYDIVRNFTADYDKALIFNKVHHELNQFCSVHSLQEVYIGLFDQIDENLKLTLQEDLTSMAPGLIIQAVRVTKPNIPESIRRNYELMESEKTKLLISQQTQKVVEKEAETERIKAVIEAEKVAQVAEIKFGQKVMEKETEKKISEIEDSAFLARQKAKADAEFYTSQRAAEANRLKLTPEYLQLMKYKAIAANSKIYFGNDIPQMFVDSGSAGSSLKASAAIDIVGEQIMDLD, from the exons ATGCCTAAGCCTGAGCTGAGAAGAGATAAACCAGTGAGCAAGAAGCCAGCTTCAAAGTGCTACTACACAAGCTG GATGGCACAGTGGGGTGCCATATTCTCAATAATTGCTGCTCTAGGAGGAGCAGTCCTTCTAGCCTCCGTACACAAGATCGATGAGGGCCACACTGGAGTTTACTACAG GGGAGGTGCTCTCCTAACAACCACCAGTGGTCCTGGTTTTCATCTAATGCTTCCGTTCATCACCACTTACAAGTCTGTTCAG ACGACGCTGCAGACGGATGAAGTGAAGAATGTACCATGCGGCACAAG tggagGAGTGATGATTTACTTTGATCGGATTGAAGTAGTGAACTATCTCATTCCCACCGCAG TGTACGACATAGTGAGGAACTTCACAGCAGACTACGATAAAGCTTTGATATTCAACAAGGTTCATCATGAGCTCAACCAGTTCTGCAGTGTACACTCACTGCAGGAAGTCTACATTGGATTGTTTG ACCAAATTGATGAAAATCTGAAGTTGACACTACAAGAAGATTTAACATCCATGGCACCTGGTCTTATCATACAG GCGGTCCGTGTGACAAAACCCAACATCCCAGAAAGCATTCGTCGGAACTATGAGCTCat GGAGAGTGAAAAGACGAAGCTGCTGATCTCTCAGCAGACACAGAAGGTTGTGGAGAAGGAGGCTGAGACAGAGCGGATCAAAGCTGTCATAg AGGCTGAAAAAGTGGCTCAAGTTGCAGAGATCAAGTTTGGTCAGAAAGTCATggaaaaggaaactgaaaaaaagatcTCAGAAATTGAAG ACAGTGCTTTCCTGGCCCGGCAGAAAGCCAAGGCAGATGCAGAGTTCTATACGTCACAGCGGGCTGCTGAGGCCAATAGG CTGAAGTTGACTCCAGAATACCTGCAGTTAATGAAATACAAGGCCATCGCAGCCAACAGTAAAATCTACTTTGGGAACGACATTCCCCAGATGTTTGTGGACTCTGGCTCTGCAGGGAGCTCTTTAAAAGCCTCGGCAGCCATAGACATTGTGGGCGAGCAGATTATGGACCTAGATTAA
- the erlin2 gene encoding erlin-2 isoform X2: MAQWGAIFSIIAALGGAVLLASVHKIDEGHTGVYYRGGALLTTTSGPGFHLMLPFITTYKSVQTTLQTDEVKNVPCGTSGGVMIYFDRIEVVNYLIPTAVYDIVRNFTADYDKALIFNKVHHELNQFCSVHSLQEVYIGLFDQIDENLKLTLQEDLTSMAPGLIIQAVRVTKPNIPESIRRNYELMESEKTKLLISQQTQKVVEKEAETERIKAVIEAEKVAQVAEIKFGQKVMEKETEKKISEIEDSAFLARQKAKADAEFYTSQRAAEANRLKLTPEYLQLMKYKAIAANSKIYFGNDIPQMFVDSGSAGSSLKASAAIDIVGEQIMDLD; encoded by the exons ATGGCACAGTGGGGTGCCATATTCTCAATAATTGCTGCTCTAGGAGGAGCAGTCCTTCTAGCCTCCGTACACAAGATCGATGAGGGCCACACTGGAGTTTACTACAG GGGAGGTGCTCTCCTAACAACCACCAGTGGTCCTGGTTTTCATCTAATGCTTCCGTTCATCACCACTTACAAGTCTGTTCAG ACGACGCTGCAGACGGATGAAGTGAAGAATGTACCATGCGGCACAAG tggagGAGTGATGATTTACTTTGATCGGATTGAAGTAGTGAACTATCTCATTCCCACCGCAG TGTACGACATAGTGAGGAACTTCACAGCAGACTACGATAAAGCTTTGATATTCAACAAGGTTCATCATGAGCTCAACCAGTTCTGCAGTGTACACTCACTGCAGGAAGTCTACATTGGATTGTTTG ACCAAATTGATGAAAATCTGAAGTTGACACTACAAGAAGATTTAACATCCATGGCACCTGGTCTTATCATACAG GCGGTCCGTGTGACAAAACCCAACATCCCAGAAAGCATTCGTCGGAACTATGAGCTCat GGAGAGTGAAAAGACGAAGCTGCTGATCTCTCAGCAGACACAGAAGGTTGTGGAGAAGGAGGCTGAGACAGAGCGGATCAAAGCTGTCATAg AGGCTGAAAAAGTGGCTCAAGTTGCAGAGATCAAGTTTGGTCAGAAAGTCATggaaaaggaaactgaaaaaaagatcTCAGAAATTGAAG ACAGTGCTTTCCTGGCCCGGCAGAAAGCCAAGGCAGATGCAGAGTTCTATACGTCACAGCGGGCTGCTGAGGCCAATAGG CTGAAGTTGACTCCAGAATACCTGCAGTTAATGAAATACAAGGCCATCGCAGCCAACAGTAAAATCTACTTTGGGAACGACATTCCCCAGATGTTTGTGGACTCTGGCTCTGCAGGGAGCTCTTTAAAAGCCTCGGCAGCCATAGACATTGTGGGCGAGCAGATTATGGACCTAGATTAA